ATCGTCAATGGAAAAATAATCGCGGTACTTGGGAATTTGCGAGTGCTTGAGTTGCCGCAACACCTGAGCTTCGCGCTCAAACAACTTTAGGTCATCCCACTGCACTTGGTCGCCAAATGCCAAGAGCTTGATCACTACTAGTTCTGGAGGCTGCGCTGCTAAATCTTCTGCCAGCCAAGTTTGCCGTCCAGCCGTTTGCCCCAGTTTTTGTTTCAGTCGGTAGTGCGCTTCAGTTGGCGTTCCTTGGCGAATGTGGAGAACTTGTTCAGGTTCTAGCATAGAAGTTAGGTGAGCATCTCCTTGGCTGTAGTTATCCCCAAGTAGCGGGAAGAATCTCTAAAACGAGGTCTGATTCTACCGACTTTATAGATACACAAGCTCACATTCACTTTCCTAAAAGCTAGATAGTTCTGATAACCACCCTTAGACTCAGGCTAGGGATATGGGGCAAACGTTATCCTAAATTTAGGGGCTAGATGCAGCAATAGGGGAGGAGCGTGTGGATCAGCTCTTGAATTTCAACACTTTAATCGAGATCTTATTAGGCGTGAGTTTGAGTGCGGCTTCTGGCTTCCGAGTCTTTGTGCCCCTCCTGACGCTCAGTGCTGCGGCTGTGCTGGGTCATGCCAACCTACCCACTGACTTTGACTGGATTGAAAGTCCCCAGGCTTTAGCTGTGTTTGCGATCGCCTCAACTCTAGAAGTGGGTGGCTACTACATCCCCTGGTTTGACCATCTTTTAGATGTAGTGGCAACCCCAGCGGCAATCTTGGCAGGTACAATCGTCACAGCTTCACTGGCTCCAGATCTAAACCCAGTAGCGCAATGGACCTTAGCGCTGGTAGCGGGAGGAGGAGCGGCAGGCATCACCAAAAGCCTGACGAATCTGTTACGAGCTACCTCAACTGCAACTTCTGGTGGTTTAGCGAATCCAATCGTAGCGACAGTGGAATTAGTAATAGCGATCGCGCTCTCGATCTTAGCGATCACTTTGCCAGTTGTTGCCATTATTGTGGTGATCACATTTCTGGGATTGGCGATCGCGAAACTGTGGCGATTTTTCTCTCGTTTCAGAACGCCGCAAAGCACCCCAGAAAATTTGTCTTAACTTGGAGGACTTTCGCAGCAGAGAAAGCGATCGCGACAGTACATGGTTGCAGCAGTTATTCTTCTTCTGGCGATCGGCCTCGTTGTGGTTGGGATTTTTGCCAGTCCGCTCTTAGTCAAGCAACGACGCGATCGCCTCAAGCAACGCCCATTTCCGCCGCTTTGGGATGCCGTAGTAGAGAATTATCTCCCTATTTATCCTCGTCTTTTTGCAAGTGAAAGGAGACGGTTACAGGGACATATCCAAGTCTTTCTGAAAGAGAAGCAGTTTATTGGCTGTGGGGGGTTGCAAGTCACAGAGGAGATGAAGGTGGCGATCGCAGCAATGGCCTGTTTGCTGTTGTTGAATGAGCGAGGGACCTATTTTCTCAAGTTGCGATCGATTCTGGTGTATCCCGGCACTTACTTTGTGAATGAAACTGCGATCGAGGGTAACTATGTGGTGGAGGAAAGACGAGCCGCGCGGCTAGGGGAGTCGTGGAGCCGTGACCAAGTGGTGTTGTCTTGGGAGCAGGTGCAGCGGGACGCGAGTAATTGGCGAGACGGACATAATGTAGTGCTGCATGAGTTTGCTCACCAGCTAGATCAAGAGGATGGCAACGCCGAGGGAGTACCGTTTTTGCCCAAAAATCTAGATTATGCAGTCTGGGCAAAGGTGATGACGCAGGAGTATCAACAACTCTGCCAGAATGTGCAACGAGGAGCCAAAACGGTGATGGATAGCTATGGCACTCTGAATGCCGCTGAGTTTTTTGCCGTAGCAACTGAAACCTTTTTTGAAAAACCCCAGCAATTGTTGAAAAAGCATCCTACCCTTTACGAGCAGTTACAACACTACTATCAACTCGATCCGGTGAAATGGGTTTAATTATGGCATCGCTGAAAGGGTTTAGACTGAGGCTAGTGATCGACAATGCCACATCAGGGAGTACGCAAGACAGGGGTATGAACCAGCATCCCTTCGACCCGTCCGATTCTCATCTCAATGGCAATAATGGCTCAGGCCAGAAAATGCCACCACCAACACCTATTCCGCCTACTCCTCCATTAGTAGAACCAGAAACTCTCCCATTAGTAGAACCAGAAGCGGAACAGGCGAAGCAAGAACGGCTCCGCGCTACTCAACAAAGTTTTAAGCGCCTTTACCTGATCTTGCTTGCCGTTGGTCTGTCCATTGGAGCGGTTCTAGCAGTTGGGGTGGCTATCCTGCTCGATCGCTTTGGGCTCTCTGATCCGCCCTCTAGGTGCAATCGCAATTCGATCGGATGCTTTCAGAACGCGCCACCTGAGACATAGAGCGATCGCCCTCTATCTCCTCATTCCTTCATTGATCACACTTGACCTCAAAGGAGTGCCAACGGGGCTGATCGCCTTTTTGTCTACCCTAATCTGAGTTCCATCACGATAATAGAAACTCGTAGACCCGTCACTGTGTCTAATGGTTGCGGCAGGAGAGGCCACTTGGCCCCGTGGAGAACGGATGGCACCATTAGAATAAACTCGGGCACTATTGGGGTAGTTAGGTTGACTGTCTCTGGTATTGGGAAAGTTAAAAGTTCCCAATCTATCAATGGCAGCCTGAGCCTGAACCGCTGCAGCACTGGATAGCTCTAACCCCAAAACTACTAATACGCCAGCAATTAAACGTTGCATCAGTTGGCCTCAGGCATCGAAAAAGTTTGAAGTTGTAGACAGGGCCGATTCATATGGTTCCCTACTTCTATTATTTCAAATCTCTTTGCGTTTGCCTGCTCCTTTGAGTAGTATCTGCGTGATTACATATCTTCTAGTTCTATGCCTTTAGTTTCTTTGACTAGGAAGAGCACAAAGAAGAAAGACATGGCTGCTGCTGTAGCATAGAGAGCGTACGCAGTCCCCAAGCCAAAGGATTCTAGCAAGGGTGGGAATGTAGTTGAAACAAGAAAGTTGGCTACCCACTGAATCGTTGCACAAGCTGCCAAGGCAACCGCACGAATCTGGTTGTTAAACATTTCGCCCAGTAGCACCCACACCACAGGCCCCCAAGAGAAGCCGAAGCAAAACACATATAGGTTAGCGGCCAATAACGCGATAATGCCCTGAGAGCCTGCCAGTACTGGATTGCCCGCTGGATCTACCGCCGCATTGCTAAAGACAGTTGCCATTGCGCCTAGCGTCAGTGTCATGCCAATGGACCCCAAAACCAATAGGGGTTTGCGGCCAAATTTATCCACAAAGGCGATCGCAACTAGAGTGGTGACGATGTTGGTGACTGAAGTGATCACGGTAATCCAGAGCGAACTCGCCTCGTTAAACCCAACCGAGCGCCACAGGACACTGCTGTAGTAGAAGATGACATTAATCCCCACGAACTGCTGGAAAATAGACAATCCCATCCCCAACCAAACAATCGGAATTAAACCACCTCTACGACTCAAAAGATCAGAGAATTTCGCAGTGCGATCGCGAAGCACTGTATCGCGAATTTCCTGAATTTTGGTTCTTACATCAATGGTTCTATCTACCTTGGCAAAGACAGCCGCCGCTTCGGATTCTCGCCCCTGCGCCACTAAGTAACGGGGAGACTCTGGAATTCTTAATGCCGCCACACCATACAGAATAGCGGGAGGAATTTCTGTCCAAAACATCCATCGCCAAGCAGCAATGCCAAACCAGAAAGGGGCAGTCGCAGAACCCGCAGAAACAGCAATAAAGTAGTCAGAAAGCAAAGCCAGAAAGATTCCGACCACAATTGCCAACTGCTGCAAAGAGCCCATTCTCCCTCGTAAATGTGCCGGGGAGACTTCAGCAATATAGGCTGGGGCAATCACACTGGCAGCGCCAACAGCTACACCGCCTAAAACTCGCCAAAAAATAAAATCCCAAATGCCGAATGGTAAGCCAGAGCCGATCGCGCTAATTGTGAATAATATTGAAGCAATGATCATGACTCGGACTCGACCAAAGCGATCCGAGATTTGGCCTGCAAAGAAAGCTCCGATCGCAGAACCTAACAGTGCCAAAGAAACTGCTAAGCCGATCAACACACTATTTGCTTGAAAGTGAGCTTGCAAAGCCGCAACCGCACCATTGATGACCGCAGTATCGAACCCGAATAAAAAGCCACCCAGCGCCGCCGCTCCACAGATCAGCAGAATATAGGAGCGATTGTTCTGAGCAGTAGGTTGTTTTGTTGAAAGCATGACTATACTTGTTAAATAATTTTCGTTAAGTCGGTCAGCCACAAAGTTAGCCAACAGAAAACAGGAGCCAGCCTCTGACAGGATCGTTGCGCTCTTAGCTCTAATATTCTTTGTTGGATCTTGACCTTATCCTGCTTTCTACTCGCTGCTCATCTGCCTTAGCGAACATGTTCTTTTTCGAACATCCCCCGTTGAAAGGAGATTTGCCCCTCCGAAGACGTAGTAGCAGTTGATACACATATGGTTTAGCTAGTTTACTCGAAGTTTGAAGTCGTAGAAATGATTGCCTGGGCTACCGTAGCCAAAGACATAGTAGTTGCCCATTTTTTGTAGTTCATACTGCAACGGTTGCGATCGCTCAGTTATGGAGTGGACATCTAGGCTAGGGTTGCAGCCGACATGGTGACAAATAGTAGACGCTGGAGCCATACCCGAATCATAGGTTTAGCCCGCTAAACAGCAGAACTGCAAAATATTGCCTGATTGTAAGTTAAAGTTCTTTCGGAGATCGGCGAGTGAATCTAAAGTTAAAGGCTCACTTTCCGGACTCTGACAGGCTAGGCAGGTAGTACTCTGCCATTAGATTTTAGGATTTTTAAGGGAAATTTTTATGACATTTCGGATTCTCAGCTTAGATGGAGGCGGGATTCGGGGAGTTATTGCAGCACGCATTCTGCAAGTAGTGGAGCAGCAGTTAGGCGGCCCTCTGAGCCAGCATTTTGATTTAATCGCTGGAACTTCCACAGGCTCACTCTTGGCCGCTGGTGTAACTTTAGGCTTTAGCAGTGAGAGGTTAATCAATCTTTATCAAGAGCGCGGCAAAACTATCTTTCCCTATGGGGATTGGTGGGGCTATTTGATGCCGCAGCGGTTAAAATTAATCGCGCAATATGGTTTGACCAGTTTCCCCCCTTCTCTCTCTGTGCCCAAGTTTTCTGATGCAGGCTTACTGAAAGTGCTGCAAACAGAATTAGGCGATCGCAAATTCTGCCAAATCAGCTCTTCCCAGAAATCTAATGGCGAATCTCAAAAATTATTGGTCACGACCTACGACACAATTCGGCGCATGCCACTGGTGTTCAAGAGTTGGCGGCATGACAAGTGGTATGCCAACGTGCCCTTATGGGAGATCTGTGCTTGCTCTGCTTCCGCCCCCTCCTACTTTCCTGCCCATCGTCTCCTAGTACGGGCAGACGGAACTGCTAAAGGTGCCACTCCTCAGACGCTTACCTTAGCAGCGACTCCCTGGCAAGATGCAGATGATTATTACAAGATGCAAATTGAAATCTTGGCAGGGCCAGGAAAAGGGCAAAGAGCTTCAATCGAGCGCTATGCTGCTGCCACCCAGACGGCAACTATGGCGCAGCCTTGGTCTGTGGTGCCCGATGCTACTTCTACGTACCGTCTGATCGGTGAGTTTTCTACCATTGATGGTGGAGTGGGAGCCAATAATCCGACTGCCTGTGCGATCGCGGAAGCTCTAAGATTAGGTCATGCGCCACAAGATATTCAGGTACTCTCTATTGGCACTGGGCAGCCTGAAGGCTCAATTCCTTGGGTGGAAGCGAGACAGTGGGGGATACTGCGTTGGGCTTGGAACGCCCGCATTATTGGTGTGACGATGGATGCCCCTTCCGGCATTCATGCCTACGTCTCCCAGCAAATTACCGCTGACGACCACTACTTGAGAATTCAGCCCAAACTGAATTACTCAAAGGAAGGCATTGATAATGCTAGCCCAGAGAATTTGGCAAATCTACGACGGGACGCGGAAGCATGCCTGAGCCAAGTGCAAGGACGACTGACTCATTTCCTTAAAACCAATTGGTTATCCTAATCGCCTACGAACTGGGTCCTGTTTAGGGTGGGTTCCTAGAGTCTGAATGTTTATCATGGTGCTATGTCTGAGCATACTTCCCGCCATCGCGATCGCGACCATCAGCAGCAGCAGGGGCATCACGGTCATCACCACTCTCATGGCCATCATCATCGCCTGGCTAACTATAACCGCGCCTTTGTCATTGGCCTCAGCTTAAATCTGGGCTTCGTGCTAACGGAGGCTGTGTTTGGAGTTTTAGCCCATTCTGTCTCTCTACTTGCCGATGCGGGGCACAACTTAAGCGATGTGTTGGGTTTAGCTTTGGCTTGGGGAGCAAGTCTCTTAGCTCAGCGGAAACCCTCGCGACGGTATACCTATGGTTGGCGGCGCTCTTCGGTTTTAGCGGCGTTCTTTAATGCAATTTTCTTACTCGTCGTGACAGGTGGCATTGCTTGGGAGGCGATCGCCCGCTTGGTTCGCTCAGCGCCGCTCCCGGAAGTTGCAGGCAGCACCATGATCGGGGTAGCGGCCTTAGGAATTGTGATTAATGGTGCTACAGCGGCTCTATTTTTAGCAGGTCGTAAGCATGACCTCAATATTCGAGCAGCATTTCTACATATGGTGGCGGACGCGATCGTGTCTTTGGGTGTGGTGTTGGCGGGGTTAGCAATTCTGCTGACTCAATGGTTTTGGTTAGACCCTGCCTTTAGTTTGGTGGTCAGTGCAATCATCATTACAAGTACTTGGCAATTACTTAAGGAGGCTTTTAGCCTTAGCATGGATGCTGTACCCACCCAGATTAACGAGCAGGCGGTGTGGACTTATTTAACTGAGCGGGTAGGGGTGACTCAAGTTCATGACTTACATATTTGGGGCATGAGCACGACGGAGACCGCTTTAACGGCGCATTTAGTGATGCCACAAGGACATCCTGGAGATGCGTTCTTAGCTCAAATGGCTCAGGAATTGCACGATTTTTTCGGCATTGAGCATACGACGCTGCAAATTGAGACGGTTAACTCTTGCCAAGCTTGTGCTTTGGAGCCAGAGCATAGGGTTTAACCTATAGAGGTAATAGATCTCTAGGAGATTATGGTCGCGATCGCTTTTGCACCTTGGGATGCCCTACTCAAGCAATATGTGGATGATCAGGGCCGAGTAGACTATCGCACTTGGCAGCAGGAACAGCCAGATACCCTCAATCAATGGCTCTCAACTTTTCAATCTCCTGATTTCAGTCTGGAGTTGCCACGAGACCAGCAGTTGGCATTGTGGATTAATCTCTACAATGCCTTTACGATCGCGCGAATTTTAGAGCGTTACCCGATTCCATCGATTCAACCGAAGATTTTGGGATTACCGAACTGGGCCGCTTTTCTGTGGTTTTTCTCTCGTCCCGCTCATGTGGTGGCAGGGAAGCGCTACAGCTTGGCAGATATTGAACATAAAGTTCTGCGATCGCAATTCCAGGAACCCCGGATTCATTTTGCCTTGGTTTGTGCCTCGATTGGTTGTCCCTTACTACGCAATGAAGCTTACTGGCCCGATCGCGTGGAGGAGCAATTGGAGGCGGATGTCAGCCGTTTTATCAACAACGAGGATAAGGTGCACTACGACTCGCAAACGCAAACGCTATATTGCAGTCAAATTTTCAAGTGGTATCGGCAAGACTTTCTCCAGGTGGCCCCTTCCATTCCAGACTACATCCGTCGTTATCTCCAAATAGATCGACCTCTGGATGCTGAAACTCCAATCCAATATCTGGATTACGATTGGCAACTGAATCAGCGGATATCGGCATAAAACTTCTTGAGATAGGTCGCTGAAACACCCAATCCCCAGAGAAAGCCAATGTAGGAATAAATGGCAGTGGCTTTCAGTGAACCCCAATGGGCTACCCGGCGATCGGAAGTTTGCACGACTCGGTTGACCATGCAGATACGTCCTTTCTGGACTAATTTGAGACACAGATCACCGTCTTCCATGATGGGTAAAGCTGGATCAAAGCCGCCACATTCCCAAAAGTCCTGGCGACGACAAAACATAACTTGGTCGCCAAACAAAAGACGTAATCCCTTAAAGAAGAGACGGGGGCGAAATAATAGTGGTGCGTAATAGGTTTTGAGGTAGTGATGTAAGGAGATGCCCCAGCGGGTGGTTTGCGGTCCTGCCAATAAACAAACAAATCCACCACAGGCGATTTGGGCATCTTCCAAAGTATGGCTCATGACTTTAACTAAGTCGTCTGGCACCCAAGTATCGGCATGGAGAAAGCAAAGGATATCTCCTGTAGCCGCTTCCGCGCCGAAGTTCATTTGCAGCGATCGCCCTCGTTGCTCGGTTTCTAGAAGGTGTAGTTGCGTCCCAGGAGGCATACAACCCGATACTGCGACTGCTTCAGCGATCGCAACTGTCTCATCTTCACTGCCGCCATCTACGACGATGATTTCGGCGGCAGGGGGATGCAACAAGGCCAAGTGACGCAACGTGCGCTCTAGACTGTTGGCCTCATTCAAGGTTGGAATCACAATTGAAACACGAGTTTGCATGCAACTGAAGTTTAAGACTCCGCCGCATGATCAATCACTTCTGCTGGACCATTAACCACTTCTACAGGAGCTGAAGCCATACTAGATTTAGACTCTGCGCCCCACTGGTCAAGCACGTCCTTAACTAAAACTTCCTCTACCCAAATCTGACCCACAATGACTAAGGGAATGGCGAGGAACAAGCCGAGGAAACCAAAGAAGATGGCAAAAATTACCTGCGAGAGTAACGTCACAGCAGGCAAGATTGCCACCTGTTTGGACATGACAAATGGCACCAGTAAAAACTGCTCTAGCTGCTGAATCCCCACATAGAACGCTAATACAGCTCCTGCTTTCCAAGGAGCATCCAAAAGCGCGATCGCCATTGGGGGAATCAAGCTCAGCGTTGGGCCTACGGTAGGGATGGCTTCCAAGAGTCCGGCGATCGCGGCGTTGGCTAGCACT
Above is a window of Trichocoleus sp. FACHB-46 DNA encoding:
- a CDS encoding DUF547 domain-containing protein is translated as MVAIAFAPWDALLKQYVDDQGRVDYRTWQQEQPDTLNQWLSTFQSPDFSLELPRDQQLALWINLYNAFTIARILERYPIPSIQPKILGLPNWAAFLWFFSRPAHVVAGKRYSLADIEHKVLRSQFQEPRIHFALVCASIGCPLLRNEAYWPDRVEEQLEADVSRFINNEDKVHYDSQTQTLYCSQIFKWYRQDFLQVAPSIPDYIRRYLQIDRPLDAETPIQYLDYDWQLNQRISA
- a CDS encoding sugar porter family MFS transporter, producing the protein MLSTKQPTAQNNRSYILLICGAAALGGFLFGFDTAVINGAVAALQAHFQANSVLIGLAVSLALLGSAIGAFFAGQISDRFGRVRVMIIASILFTISAIGSGLPFGIWDFIFWRVLGGVAVGAASVIAPAYIAEVSPAHLRGRMGSLQQLAIVVGIFLALLSDYFIAVSAGSATAPFWFGIAAWRWMFWTEIPPAILYGVAALRIPESPRYLVAQGRESEAAAVFAKVDRTIDVRTKIQEIRDTVLRDRTAKFSDLLSRRGGLIPIVWLGMGLSIFQQFVGINVIFYYSSVLWRSVGFNEASSLWITVITSVTNIVTTLVAIAFVDKFGRKPLLVLGSIGMTLTLGAMATVFSNAAVDPAGNPVLAGSQGIIALLAANLYVFCFGFSWGPVVWVLLGEMFNNQIRAVALAACATIQWVANFLVSTTFPPLLESFGLGTAYALYATAAAMSFFFVLFLVKETKGIELEDM
- a CDS encoding TIGR04283 family arsenosugar biosynthesis glycosyltransferase, whose amino-acid sequence is MQTRVSIVIPTLNEANSLERTLRHLALLHPPAAEIIVVDGGSEDETVAIAEAVAVSGCMPPGTQLHLLETEQRGRSLQMNFGAEAATGDILCFLHADTWVPDDLVKVMSHTLEDAQIACGGFVCLLAGPQTTRWGISLHHYLKTYYAPLLFRPRLFFKGLRLLFGDQVMFCRRQDFWECGGFDPALPIMEDGDLCLKLVQKGRICMVNRVVQTSDRRVAHWGSLKATAIYSYIGFLWGLGVSATYLKKFYADIR
- a CDS encoding cation diffusion facilitator family transporter, yielding MSEHTSRHRDRDHQQQQGHHGHHHSHGHHHRLANYNRAFVIGLSLNLGFVLTEAVFGVLAHSVSLLADAGHNLSDVLGLALAWGASLLAQRKPSRRYTYGWRRSSVLAAFFNAIFLLVVTGGIAWEAIARLVRSAPLPEVAGSTMIGVAALGIVINGATAALFLAGRKHDLNIRAAFLHMVADAIVSLGVVLAGLAILLTQWFWLDPAFSLVVSAIIITSTWQLLKEAFSLSMDAVPTQINEQAVWTYLTERVGVTQVHDLHIWGMSTTETALTAHLVMPQGHPGDAFLAQMAQELHDFFGIEHTTLQIETVNSCQACALEPEHRV
- a CDS encoding patatin-like phospholipase family protein, with translation MTFRILSLDGGGIRGVIAARILQVVEQQLGGPLSQHFDLIAGTSTGSLLAAGVTLGFSSERLINLYQERGKTIFPYGDWWGYLMPQRLKLIAQYGLTSFPPSLSVPKFSDAGLLKVLQTELGDRKFCQISSSQKSNGESQKLLVTTYDTIRRMPLVFKSWRHDKWYANVPLWEICACSASAPSYFPAHRLLVRADGTAKGATPQTLTLAATPWQDADDYYKMQIEILAGPGKGQRASIERYAAATQTATMAQPWSVVPDATSTYRLIGEFSTIDGGVGANNPTACAIAEALRLGHAPQDIQVLSIGTGQPEGSIPWVEARQWGILRWAWNARIIGVTMDAPSGIHAYVSQQITADDHYLRIQPKLNYSKEGIDNASPENLANLRRDAEACLSQVQGRLTHFLKTNWLS
- a CDS encoding zinc-dependent peptidase; this encodes MVAAVILLLAIGLVVVGIFASPLLVKQRRDRLKQRPFPPLWDAVVENYLPIYPRLFASERRRLQGHIQVFLKEKQFIGCGGLQVTEEMKVAIAAMACLLLLNERGTYFLKLRSILVYPGTYFVNETAIEGNYVVEERRAARLGESWSRDQVVLSWEQVQRDASNWRDGHNVVLHEFAHQLDQEDGNAEGVPFLPKNLDYAVWAKVMTQEYQQLCQNVQRGAKTVMDSYGTLNAAEFFAVATETFFEKPQQLLKKHPTLYEQLQHYYQLDPVKWV
- a CDS encoding DUF4126 family protein, whose product is MDQLLNFNTLIEILLGVSLSAASGFRVFVPLLTLSAAAVLGHANLPTDFDWIESPQALAVFAIASTLEVGGYYIPWFDHLLDVVATPAAILAGTIVTASLAPDLNPVAQWTLALVAGGGAAGITKSLTNLLRATSTATSGGLANPIVATVELVIAIALSILAITLPVVAIIVVITFLGLAIAKLWRFFSRFRTPQSTPENLS